One window from the genome of Anopheles merus strain MAF chromosome 3R, AmerM5.1, whole genome shotgun sequence encodes:
- the LOC121597731 gene encoding protein pelota: MKLIRKNVDKTGDGSVVLVPEDPEDMWHAYNLIAEGDQVRSSTIRKVQNESSTGSSSSSRVRTTLTISVETIDFDTQAQVLRLKGRNIEENQFVKMGAYHTIDLEVNRAFTLTKPEWDSIALERIEMACDVTQNADVAAVIMQDGLAHVCLITSSMTLVRSKIDVAIPRKRKGYVQQHEKGLNKFYEAVMQGIMRHVNFDVVKCVLIASPGFVKDQFYEYMFQQAVKTDNKVLIDNKSKFMLVHSSSGFKHSLKEVLQDPAVIAKMSDTKAAGEVKALETFYTTLQLEPAKAFYGKKHVCKAADAQAIETLLISDNLFRCQDLATRKEYVQLVESVRDSGGEVKIFSSMHVSGEQLAQLTGVAAILRFPMPELEDSDNEGSDGSESD; the protein is encoded by the exons ATGAAGCTGATCCGCAAGAACGTCGACAAAACGGGCGATGG GAGTGTTGTCCTGGTGCCCGAAGATCCGGAGGATATGTGGCATGCGTACAATCTAATCGCAGAAGGCGACCAAGTCCGCAGCAGCACGATCCGGAAG GTACAAAATGAATCCTCCACGGGgtcatccagcagcagccgcgTTCGCACGACACTCACAATTAGCGTCGAGACGATAGATTTCGATACGCAGGCTCAAGTGCTGCGCCTCAAAGGCCGCAACATCGAGGAGAACCAATTCGTCAAG ATGGGCGCCTATCACACGATCGATCTGGAGGTGAACCGTGCCTTCACGCTCACCAAGCCGGAGTGGGACTCGATCGCGCTGGAACGCATCGAGATGGCGTGTGACGTCACGCAGAATGCCGATGTGGCGGCCGTCATCATGCAGGACGGGCTGGCGCACGTCTGCCTGATCACGTCCAGCATGACGCTGGTGCGGAGCAAGATCGATGTGGCGATCCCGCGCAAACGCAAGGGCTACGTGCAGCAGCACGAGAAGGGCCTGAACAAGTTCTACGAGGCGGTGATGCAGGGAATCATGCGGCACGTTAACTTCGACGTGgtcaagtgtgtgctgatcgCGTCGCCCGGCTTCGTGAAGGATCAGTTCTACGAGTATATGTTCCAACAGGCTGTAAAGACTGACAACAAG GTGCTGATAGATAATAAAAGTAAATTTATGCTGGTTCATTCGTCCTCAGGATTCAAGCATTCTCTCAAAG aGGTCCTACAAGATCCGGCCGTGATCGCCAAAATGTCCGACACCAAGGCGGCCGGTGAGGTGAAAGCGCTGGAAACTTTCTACACCACGCTGCAGCTCGAACCGGCAAAGGCGTTTTACGGCAAAAAGCACGTTTGCAAGGCAGCTGACGCTCAGGCAATTGAAACGCTGCTAATTTCGGACAATCTTTTCAG ATGCCAAGATTTGGCCACACGCAAAGAGTACGTCCAGCTGGTAGAGTCGGTGCGAGATTCCGGTGGTGAGGTTAAAATATTCTCCAGTATGCATGTCTCCGGCGAGC AACTCGCCCAGCTCACCGGTGTGGCGGCAATCCTGCGCTTCCCAATGCCAGAACTCGAGGACAGCGATAACGAAGGAAGCGATGGGTCCGAGTCGGATTGA
- the LOC121597732 gene encoding uncharacterized protein LOC121597732, protein MPPSTQGRGAVVSQLPVPERKPDYYIGPTGRPVLTMGLDRTSPGTCDSANGTGNSKLNKCLYNLTIRNAGYPTSNNDRHGSVSSNSSNSSRSVSNKTEHDITSAPARGRCSKSPPQISGSGRFGSPPDTGGRRQAMVSTAGGWSSTAAYQKPASSGICGPSPPAAAATRLLAARSSGGGTRPQSDATGGSRPGSLVLQQQCRYSNHHKQLDNRLSYQRSYDRNIFGYDQPMDQIVLPPLQI, encoded by the exons ATGCCACCTAGTACACAGGGTAGAGGAGCAGTAGTAAGTCAGCTACCCGTGCCGGAACGCAAGCCGGACTACTACATCGGCCCAACCGGACGTCCCGTTTTGACCATGGGCCTCGATCGAACGAGCCCGGGTACATGTGATTCAGCCAACGGCACAGGCAACAGCAAGTTAAACAAATGCTTATACAACCTCACAATACGGAACGCGGGATATCCCACCAGCAATAACGATCGTCACGGATCtgtcagcagcaacagcagcaatagcAGCAGGAGCGTGAGCAATAAAACCGAACATGATATAACGAGCGCACCGGCGAGAGGTCGCTGCAGTAAATCACCCCCACAGATTTCGGGATCAGGTCGGTTCGGTTCGCCGCCTGACACTGGTGGTCGGCGTCAAGCGATGGTATCGACCGCGGGCGGGTGGTCTTCAACGGCCGCCTATCAAAAACCGGCCAGCAGTGGAATCTGTGGGCCGTCACCGCCAGCAGCTGCTGCCACGCGATTGCTTGCCGCACGATCATCCGGCGGCGGTACGAGACCTCAATCAGACGCTACTGGCGGCAGCAGGCCAGGTTCGCTCGTTCTACAGCAACAGTGCAG aTATTCCAATCACCACAAGCAGTTGGACAATCGATTAAGCTACCAGCGCAGCTACGATCGCAACATCTTTGGGTATGATCAACCGATGGATCAGATCGTGCTGCCACCGTTGCAGATCTAA
- the LOC121597235 gene encoding zinc finger protein 268-like: MEQEPCTEFKMESLESFEPLVNPIRQYRNRSKRTLKTGEEKLAEVLAKIASLQKSTEKTDGIDRTKVRTYNVKLRLRKSLLYRCFDCGSCFANPDFLELHEKSHKSEQGKCDIDLRPEPGTDGEEGEMNLKQKAWFVGDFGEEDEEDGDGEHHILQLDCTVEEGEDIFDITFDRTKCEKTYTMKYKVKKEPVGKCEHCAKQFYSADCLKQHELEHEKFLDIANIEPSIINIIRSPRIEESTMTLDESFYEALDVSDILEHSSGTIDCSGGEGRLPAGAGIMLEYRIIPRRSASGEKELAQVKDQPMERERKEVGGTVNTHGTVNQPECQPVVVVKQAKDVIIKEEPVDEEPAALTPPSPVKTIKQEVKEEPMEEEQEVKEDPMEEEQEVKEESMKEQEEAATSHVQRAHLNLQAKYECPSCPRRFRFRAALLVHERTHTGVKAHRCKHCPQSFISRGKLFLHTFAQHRKRVP, translated from the exons ATGGAGCAGGAACCGTGCACGGAGTTTAAGATGGAATCGCTCGAAAGCTTCGAACCGCTGGTCAACCCGATCAGGCAGTATCGGAATCGCTCCAAGCGCACGCTGAAGACGGGCGAAGAg AAACTGGCGGAGGTGCTGGCCAAGATAGCGTCGCTGCAGAAAAGCACGGAAAAGACGGACGGCATCGACCGGACGAAGGTGCGCACGTACAACGTGAAGCTGCGGCTGCGGAAGAGCCTGCTGTACAGGTGCTTCGACTGTGGCAGCTGCTTCGCCAATCCGGACTTTCTCGAGCTGCACGAAAAGTCGCACAAGTCGGAGCAGGGCAAGTGCGACATCGATCTGCGGCCGGAGCCGGGCACGGACGGGGAGGAGGGCGAGATGAATCTCAAGCAGAAGGCATGGTTTGTGGGTGACTTTggcgaggaggacgaggaggacggcGACGGGGAGCATCACATACTGCAGCTCGACTGCACGGTGGAGGAGGGCGAGGACATCTTTGACATCACGTTCGACCGCACCAAGTGCGAGAAGACGTACACGATGAAGTACAAGGTGAAGAAGGAACCGGTCGGCAAGTGTGAGCACTGCGCGAAGCAGTTCTACTCGGCGGACTGCTTGAAGCAGCACGAGCTGGAGCACGAAAAGTTTCTCGACATTGCCAACATCGAGCCGAGCATTATTAACATTATCCGGTCGCCCCGGATCGAGGAGAGCACCATGACGCTGGACGAAAGCTTCTACGAGGCGCTGGACGTGAGCGACATTCTCGAGCACAGCAGCGGCACGATCGACTGCTCGGGCGGCGAGGGACGGCTACCGGCCGGGGCAGGTATAATGCTCGAGTATCGCATCATTCCCCGGCGGTCGGCGAGCGGCGAGAAGGAGCTGGCGCAGGTAAAGGATCAACCGATGGAAAGGGAGCGAAAGGAGGTCGGTGGTACGGTCAACACACACGGTACAGTCAATCAGCCCGAGTGTcaaccggtggtggtggtaaagcAAGCAAAAGATGTGATAATTAAGGAGGAGCCTGTGGATGAGGAACCGGCGGCACtaacaccaccatcaccagtgAAGACCATAAAGCAGGAGGTGAAAGAGGAACCGATGGAAGAGGAGCAGGAGGTGAAAGAGGACCCGATGGAAGAGGAGCAGGAGGTGAAGGAGGAATCGATGAAAGAGCAGGAGGAAGCAGCAACCAGCCATGTCCAGCGAGCGCACCTTAACTTGCAGGCAAAGTATGAATGCCCGAGCTGCCCGCGGCGGTTTCGCTTTCGGGCTGCCCTGCTCGTGCACGAGCGGACCCACACCGGCGTCAAAGCGCACCGGTGCAAGCACTGTCCGCAATCGTTCATCTCCAGAGGGAAGCTTTTCCTGCACACCTTTGCCCAGCACCGGAAGCGGGTGCCGTAA
- the LOC121597236 gene encoding uncharacterized protein LOC121597236 — MVCLFESCESNRQTAKKNHENGIRFISFPTTDYTSEQMRKLAKKRLYWWCRICGVDFTTTLINQLHICSRHFIKGNCAPLWDVHNPDWLPSLFIPPQTRELVDASTIESCKEFLRHEQLTEESIANPLLDQRPDHSALRTLLIDEIIAYPIGRTYFLLDDESDHSTPSTYSARQLAKELKKCVSKSTPIGRMVLERNAPDCPERMFSSGSTVTQLDLSVPPRWEMEKTIMTLQHSVLELLNRLD; from the exons ATGGTTTGCTTGTTTGAGAGTTGCGAAAGCAACAGGCAAACGGCGAAGAAAAACCACGAAAATGGCATTCGATTCATCTCATTCCCCACAACGGACTACACCAGCGAACAGATGCGAAAGCTGGCGAAAAAGCGGCTCTACTGGTGGTGCCGGATTTGTGGCGTAGATTTCACCACAACGCTAATCAATCAGCTTCATATTTGCTCACGACATTTCATTAAAG GTAACTGTGCGCCCCTGTGGGACGTCCACAACCCAGACTGGCTGCCAAGTTTATTCATCCCACCGCAAACTCGTGAACTCGTCGACGCATCGACGATAGAAAGCTGCAAAGAGTTCCTGCGCCACGAACAGCTCACCGAAGAATCCATCGCTAACCCACTGCTTGACCAGCGGCCCGATCATTCAGCACTTCGAACGCTGCTAATTGATGAAATCATTGCCTACCCGATCGGGCGAACGTACTTCTTGCTCGACGACGAAAGCGACCATTCAACCCCGTCCACGTACAGCGCCAGACAGCTGGCGAAGGAGTTAAAGAAATGTGTGTCCAAATCCACCCCGATTGGACGCATGGTGCTGGAACGGAACGCCCCCGACTGTCCGGAGCGAATGTTCTCGTCCGGCAGCACGGTAACGCAGCTAGATTTGTCCGTCCCGCCACGCTGGGAAATGGAGAAAACCATCATGACGCTGCAGCACAGCGTGCTGGAGCTGTTGAACCGTTTGGATTGA
- the LOC121597055 gene encoding secretion-regulating guanine nucleotide exchange factor: MYAWGANSHAQLGLGYATEQCESPQPLTGVPFRAVDIECVAAGGGHTLVATVDGRLYACGWNNRGQLGLGHANDCVRFEPVGEFGFKRLFAGWDTSAGIRASGDLYVWGSNVWQQIGQAGVKSIPTPTRIELPESGPVAKVTFGLQYMAVLMESGKVWVLGKCKFLADYPLEVASKLAIRCLWDRSSVRDAVSGDNHLVLLVGDRRIECLGDNKHGQWLADNSISEDVTKLESGWTHSGCMTVNGTVHLWGRNNYGQLGRPAPTSSCSAPQKLQLETEQMELKDFSLGSQHGVALTHAGRVYCWGWNEHGNCGTGSTANVLVPTPIDIPVPVRKVICGAGYTMAFT; this comes from the exons ATGTACGCCTGG GGTGCCAACAGCCATGCCCAGCTGGGACTGGGCTACGCGACGGAACAATGTGAATCCCCGCAACCATTGACCGGTGTGCCGTTTCGTGCCGTCGATATAGAATGTGTCGCTGCCGGTGGTGGCCACACGCTTGTAGCGACGGTCGACGGGAGATTGTATGCTTGCGGATGGAACAACCGAGGCCAGCTTGGTTTGGGACACGCGAATGACTGTGTCCGGTTCGAGCCCGTCGGTGAGTTCGGGTTCAAGCGACTGTTCGCAGGCTGGGACACATCGGCAGGGATACGCGCATCCGGAGACCTGTACGTATGGGGATCGAATGTGTGGCAGCAGATAGGACAAGCAGGGGTTAAAAGTATCCCTACACCCACACGGATTGAGCTACCAGAAAGTGGACCTGTGGCGAAAGTTACATTCGGTTTACAGTACATGGCGGTGCTGATGGAGAGCGGAAAGGTTTGGGTGTTGGGAAAATGTAAGTTCCTAGCCGATTACCCACTGGAAGTTGCATCGAAGCTAGCGATTCGATGTCTCTGGGATAGAAGCTCGGTCCGGGATGCGGTCAGTGGAGACAATCATTTGGTGCTGCTAGTTGGCGACCGTCGAATTGAATGCCTTGGCGACAACAAACATGGCCAATGGTTGGCTGACAATAGCATATCGGAAGACGTTACAAAGCTTGAATCTGGATGGACCCACTCGGGATGTATGACCGTGAATGGAACCGTGCATTTGTGGGGTAGAAACAATTACGGACAGCTTGGACGACCGGCACCGACTAGCAGTTGCTCAGCTCCACAAAAGCTTCAACTAGAAACGGAACAAATGGAGCTGAAAGATTTTAGTTTGGGATCCCAGCACGGTGTAGCACTGACACACGCTGGTCGTGTGTACTGTTGGGGCTGGAACGAGCATGGCAACTGTGGCACGGGAAGCACAGCGAATGT ATTGGTTCCTACCCCGATCGACATCCCTGTGCCGGTGAGGAAGGTGATCTGTGGTGCTGGTTATACGATGGCATTCACCTAA